One region of Sulfuriroseicoccus oceanibius genomic DNA includes:
- a CDS encoding DUF4129 domain-containing protein: MNLFDINAVMRPRRTLEAVDLGVALVRRFAKPVFGAWALTVLPLWLMMAAVLWNYPGWALFAIWFTKPLMDRVPLYVISRGLFGEVPPIREVVRAFPRMLVRNVFALTIANRMSMCGALLLPVVDLEGAQEKKARKERIQAIRRVGSGAGSVMWVFSLIESSMLIGLLIVGQMLLPEFLADEFSMGMSLLLEYSDPTMLVPLLQVVLVGYIVAVSLVEPFYVGGGFGVYVNVRSIMEGWDIELEFRKLGARLSEQMAPVSKVVGGSRSALIGLFAALLFGLSGVGSGMGQSWDEGEWTARDSKELAQQVSEEDAFEVKTVKIWKPDEPEKRKRESFDASPLAGLAKVGFWCVVVAVVGFVLWLMIRAAARWKGSVPDVAEPEDRRAVESFLGMPVRPESLPDDVVTEARRLWNEQKFVEAMGLLYRAGIGWMIEQGHVEIRESDTEGDCLRRIESELPGDPRVAFFRSLTNGWMATVYAGLIPEAPEFEQWCDQWPYRRDVAAGMGGAK; encoded by the coding sequence ATGAACCTGTTTGATATCAATGCGGTGATGCGGCCGCGGCGGACGTTGGAAGCTGTGGACCTTGGTGTGGCATTGGTCCGGCGGTTTGCCAAGCCGGTGTTTGGGGCGTGGGCTCTGACCGTGCTGCCGCTGTGGCTGATGATGGCAGCTGTGCTTTGGAACTATCCGGGGTGGGCGCTCTTTGCGATCTGGTTCACCAAGCCGCTGATGGACCGGGTACCGCTTTATGTCATCAGTCGCGGGTTGTTTGGCGAGGTCCCGCCGATCCGCGAAGTGGTGCGGGCGTTTCCCAGAATGTTGGTGCGGAATGTGTTTGCTCTCACCATTGCCAACCGAATGTCGATGTGTGGCGCCTTGTTATTGCCGGTGGTGGATCTTGAGGGGGCACAGGAAAAGAAGGCGAGGAAAGAACGCATTCAGGCAATCCGGCGAGTGGGTAGCGGAGCGGGCTCGGTGATGTGGGTGTTCAGCTTGATCGAGTCGTCGATGTTGATCGGTTTGCTGATTGTCGGGCAGATGTTGCTGCCTGAGTTCCTGGCGGATGAGTTCTCAATGGGGATGAGTCTTTTGCTGGAGTACTCGGACCCGACGATGTTGGTGCCTCTGCTGCAGGTGGTGTTGGTTGGCTATATCGTGGCGGTTTCGTTGGTGGAGCCGTTTTATGTGGGCGGTGGATTTGGGGTGTATGTGAACGTGCGCTCGATCATGGAAGGGTGGGATATTGAGCTTGAGTTCCGCAAGCTGGGTGCGCGGTTGAGTGAGCAGATGGCTCCGGTTTCGAAGGTGGTTGGGGGATCTCGGTCGGCGTTGATTGGTCTGTTCGCTGCGTTGCTATTCGGTCTGTCGGGTGTGGGGTCCGGGATGGGGCAATCGTGGGATGAGGGCGAGTGGACGGCACGGGATTCGAAGGAGTTGGCGCAGCAGGTTTCCGAGGAGGATGCGTTCGAGGTGAAGACGGTGAAGATTTGGAAGCCGGACGAGCCTGAGAAACGGAAGAGGGAGTCATTTGACGCGTCGCCCTTGGCGGGGTTGGCGAAGGTGGGCTTTTGGTGTGTGGTCGTGGCAGTTGTCGGGTTCGTTTTGTGGCTGATGATCCGGGCAGCTGCGCGCTGGAAAGGGAGTGTGCCGGATGTGGCTGAGCCTGAGGATCGACGGGCAGTCGAGTCGTTTCTCGGGATGCCGGTACGTCCGGAAAGTTTGCCGGATGATGTGGTGACGGAGGCGCGTCGTTTATGGAACGAGCAGAAGTTCGTGGAAGCGATGGGGTTGCTCTATCGGGCGGGGATTGGCTGGATGATCGAGCAAGGGCACGTCGAGATCCGTGAAAGTGATACCGAGGGCGATTGTTTGCGGCGGATCGAGAGCGAATTGCCGGGGGATCCGCGAGTGGCGTTCTTTCGCTCGTTGACCAATGGCTGGATGGCGACGGTTTATGCGGGCCTGATTCCGGAGGCACCGGAGTTTGAGCAATGGTGTGACCAATGGCCGTATCGGCGCGATGTGGCCGCTGGGATGGGAGGTGCGAAATGA
- a CDS encoding DUF4350 domain-containing protein translates to MSVWRRCLAGFVVLAAFLFAGCRGDGQWEEEQLGYTGKARRYPFLAASRVLEEAGYGPTDRLRSVFVNDKHYGTMFVRASSVADKATVNRLRRLLRDDVHLVLLLDGGERYLNDFSKGHRALAGSWQAEDIRDTALIELLDEFGIELDDGIQFSAEAPVRYSLGGETFEVAADADFGVRCVRAEPVIESVEGDGDAALIVTRRALAGRLTVVANAMPFRSRFLAEGDHAHLLMALMDLSDYGGIAVVEDGGISFFGMVWRRGSLLVVAGGLALVLWLWRRMTRRAPVLAAPEVALTDFGERIEGLGHFVWSQKGGAQLLEGMKRELLARWGTATGQMLVFPEMPDSGSISERIRGEVSADDIRAALTLEAGAESEPMLLAISNLQKVIRLL, encoded by the coding sequence ATGAGCGTGTGGCGTCGATGCCTTGCGGGCTTTGTGGTGCTCGCTGCGTTTTTATTTGCCGGCTGCCGTGGCGATGGGCAGTGGGAGGAGGAGCAGCTTGGGTATACGGGTAAGGCGCGGCGCTATCCGTTTTTGGCGGCGAGTCGGGTGCTCGAGGAGGCGGGGTATGGCCCGACGGATCGGTTGCGTTCGGTGTTCGTTAACGACAAACACTACGGGACTATGTTTGTGCGCGCGTCTTCGGTCGCGGACAAGGCGACGGTGAACCGCTTGCGTAGGTTGTTACGAGATGATGTGCATCTGGTGTTGTTGTTGGACGGCGGCGAGCGTTATCTCAATGACTTCAGCAAGGGCCACCGGGCATTGGCAGGATCGTGGCAGGCGGAGGATATCCGTGACACGGCGTTGATCGAGCTTCTGGATGAATTTGGGATTGAGCTGGATGATGGGATCCAGTTTTCGGCTGAAGCGCCGGTACGTTATTCCCTGGGGGGCGAGACATTCGAGGTGGCGGCTGACGCGGATTTTGGTGTGCGCTGTGTGCGTGCCGAGCCGGTGATTGAGTCCGTGGAGGGTGACGGCGATGCGGCGTTGATCGTGACGCGGCGAGCGTTGGCTGGGCGGCTGACGGTGGTTGCCAATGCGATGCCATTCCGTTCGCGGTTTCTTGCGGAGGGGGATCACGCGCACTTGTTGATGGCGTTGATGGATTTGTCGGATTACGGCGGGATTGCGGTGGTTGAGGATGGCGGGATATCGTTTTTCGGGATGGTGTGGCGCAGAGGATCGTTGCTTGTGGTGGCTGGTGGTCTTGCGCTGGTCTTGTGGTTGTGGCGCCGGATGACGCGTCGTGCGCCGGTGCTCGCCGCGCCTGAGGTTGCGCTGACTGATTTTGGCGAGCGCATCGAGGGGCTCGGTCATTTTGTATGGAGCCAGAAGGGTGGCGCCCAGCTGCTTGAGGGGATGAAGCGCGAACTGCTGGCCCGCTGGGGCACCGCGACGGGGCAGATGTTGGTTTTTCCTGAAATGCCGGATTCAGGCTCGATTTCCGAACGCATCCGTGGCGAGGTCAGCGCCGACGATATCCGCGCCGCGCTGACGCTTGAAGCGGGCGCTGAGAGTGAGCCGATGCTGCTGGCTATTTCCAATCTTCAAAAAGTAATTCGCTTGTTATGA
- a CDS encoding AAA family ATPase, translating into MSTFDSNPEMQAVGDAPSVEPRHGDDTRQRVAGMLQAIRSEVGKAFIGQEAILDDVLAGLLAGGHLLLEGKPGLGKTRLVVALAQAIDGEFGRIQFTPELMPSDVTGFSLFDMKSQSFRVSRGPVFTNLLLADEINRAPAKTQAALLEVMQERQVTIEGESYTLERPFMTFATQNPIEHEGTYPLPEAQLDRFLMKLVIDYPLHDVEVQIVREMAGVGGTAAMAVERVCSVADIVAAQDAAASTEAVVEVVDYCVAIARATRESPAFSLGAGTRGAIDLLRVGKARALMAGRHYVIPDDIKASAVAVLRHRVQLTPEMTISGQSVDRVLEDVVAGVPAPRV; encoded by the coding sequence ATGAGTACATTTGATTCCAACCCAGAAATGCAGGCTGTCGGTGATGCCCCGTCAGTAGAGCCGCGCCACGGTGACGACACACGGCAGCGTGTTGCCGGAATGTTGCAGGCAATCCGGAGTGAGGTCGGCAAGGCATTCATCGGCCAGGAAGCCATTTTGGATGATGTGTTGGCTGGTTTGCTGGCTGGTGGGCATTTGCTGCTGGAAGGGAAGCCTGGATTGGGTAAGACCCGACTGGTAGTGGCGCTGGCTCAGGCGATCGACGGGGAATTCGGCCGGATTCAGTTTACGCCCGAGTTGATGCCATCGGATGTTACGGGCTTTTCGTTGTTTGATATGAAGAGCCAATCCTTCCGCGTGAGCCGGGGTCCGGTTTTCACCAATTTGTTGCTGGCGGATGAGATCAACCGCGCTCCCGCCAAGACCCAGGCGGCATTGCTCGAAGTGATGCAGGAGCGGCAGGTGACGATCGAAGGGGAGAGCTACACTTTGGAGCGGCCGTTCATGACGTTCGCCACGCAGAACCCAATCGAGCATGAGGGGACTTATCCGCTGCCGGAGGCGCAGCTGGACCGCTTTTTGATGAAGTTGGTGATCGACTACCCATTGCATGATGTGGAAGTGCAGATCGTGCGCGAGATGGCTGGAGTAGGTGGGACGGCTGCGATGGCGGTCGAGCGGGTGTGCAGTGTGGCGGACATCGTGGCGGCGCAGGATGCGGCGGCTTCGACTGAAGCGGTGGTGGAGGTGGTGGACTACTGTGTGGCGATTGCGCGAGCGACGCGTGAGTCTCCGGCGTTCTCGTTAGGCGCGGGTACTCGTGGGGCGATTGATTTGCTACGGGTGGGTAAAGCGCGGGCGTTGATGGCGGGGCGTCATTATGTGATTCCGGACGACATCAAGGCATCGGCAGTGGCGGTGCTGCGTCACCGGGTGCAACTGACGCCGGAGATGACCATCAGCGGGCAGTCGGTGGACCGGGTGCTTGAGGATGTGGTGGCCGGAGTGCCGGCGCCTCGGGTTTAA
- a CDS encoding DUF58 domain-containing protein has protein sequence MIPGRRLLILATLMVGISCVLVAVPGAMFYGYALLAVLGVVAAVDLLSAWKMTPSIQMRRVLPGRFALGVRQVVGLVLRQDGRRTLAIELFDGVPDRSDVEGFPWHGQLPPAQDLHVRYEIGFDERGEVPFGRACVMVDSPLGLWQRRLWVGDEEVVKVYPNYKPVLDMALLAMDSRRDEMGLRYMRRAGASREFLQLRDYQLGDGLNTVDWKATSRFHRLISREYEEQRNQTLIFMLDSGRRMRAMDHGLPQFDHCLNAILLVAYVALNQGTQVGVLGFGEGVNWLPPVKGVQAMPRLLNHLFNAETTMSPSDYDEAATQLMVRQKRRAMVVMLTNLRGESPRELLRPLTVLKQKHHVVVASLREQRVEEMRNAAVGSAADGVRAAAAHLYVAERRKVAAEMDALGVPLVDATAHDFPVALANRYLADRARGAM, from the coding sequence ATGATTCCCGGGCGTCGATTGCTGATCCTTGCGACCTTGATGGTCGGGATCTCGTGTGTGCTGGTGGCAGTGCCCGGGGCGATGTTTTACGGCTACGCCCTGTTGGCTGTGTTGGGCGTGGTTGCGGCGGTCGATTTGTTGTCGGCGTGGAAGATGACGCCGTCGATCCAGATGCGGCGGGTATTGCCCGGGCGGTTTGCGCTGGGTGTGAGGCAGGTGGTGGGCTTGGTATTGCGTCAGGACGGGCGACGGACATTGGCGATCGAGCTGTTCGACGGTGTGCCGGATCGGTCGGATGTCGAAGGTTTCCCCTGGCATGGGCAACTGCCGCCGGCGCAGGATTTGCACGTGCGTTATGAGATCGGTTTTGATGAGCGCGGCGAGGTGCCTTTTGGTCGGGCGTGTGTGATGGTGGATTCCCCGCTCGGGTTGTGGCAGCGGAGGCTGTGGGTTGGAGATGAGGAGGTGGTGAAGGTGTATCCCAACTACAAACCGGTGTTGGACATGGCGTTGTTGGCGATGGATTCTCGCCGCGATGAGATGGGGCTGCGCTACATGCGGCGGGCAGGTGCCAGCCGCGAGTTCCTGCAGCTGCGGGACTACCAGCTCGGCGATGGGTTGAACACGGTGGACTGGAAAGCGACGTCGCGGTTCCATCGCTTGATCAGCCGGGAATACGAAGAGCAAAGGAACCAGACCTTGATCTTCATGCTCGATTCGGGAAGGCGGATGCGGGCGATGGATCACGGGCTGCCGCAATTTGATCACTGTCTCAATGCGATTTTGTTGGTGGCGTACGTGGCGCTGAACCAGGGGACGCAGGTTGGCGTGTTGGGCTTTGGCGAGGGCGTGAACTGGCTCCCTCCGGTAAAGGGCGTGCAGGCGATGCCGCGGTTGCTCAACCATTTGTTCAATGCTGAGACGACGATGAGCCCGAGTGATTACGATGAGGCGGCAACTCAGTTGATGGTGCGCCAGAAGCGTCGGGCGATGGTGGTGATGCTGACCAATTTGCGGGGGGAGAGTCCGCGCGAGTTGTTACGGCCGTTGACTGTGTTGAAGCAGAAACATCACGTGGTGGTGGCTTCACTGCGTGAGCAGCGCGTGGAGGAGATGCGCAACGCGGCGGTGGGTTCGGCTGCTGATGGTGTGCGGGCGGCGGCGGCACATTTGTATGTGGCGGAGCGGCGCAAAGTAGCAGCGGAAATGGATGCGCTGGGGGTGCCATTAGTGGACGCGACCGCTCACGATTTTCCGGTGGCTCTGGCCAACCGTTACCTGGCGGACCGGGCGCGGGGAGCGATGTGA
- a CDS encoding DUF2238 domain-containing protein translates to MTTNSTKFPYICLGFYLLVVALCAINPHDLTVFFAEIIPIWVIVGLIIWASRYHRFSNTAYALMTVLPVMHTIGAHFTFELVPFDWVTNTFNFERNHYDRVGHFAVGFFAYAMAEAAAANQLVRTRTLVLGLPVVTVLAIAGLYEILEWIWAINADPTAGAAVLGSQGDIWDAQKDMLADTLGAVFAVTLFAALPRNKPLLDKAKQPLDQPQ, encoded by the coding sequence ATGACCACCAATTCCACGAAGTTCCCCTACATTTGCCTCGGATTCTACCTGCTGGTCGTCGCGCTCTGCGCCATCAACCCACACGACCTCACCGTCTTCTTCGCCGAGATCATCCCAATCTGGGTCATCGTAGGGCTCATCATCTGGGCGTCACGCTACCATCGTTTCTCTAACACAGCCTACGCCCTGATGACCGTGCTGCCCGTTATGCACACCATCGGTGCACACTTCACCTTCGAGCTCGTCCCATTCGACTGGGTCACCAATACCTTCAACTTCGAGCGCAACCACTACGACCGCGTAGGCCACTTCGCCGTCGGGTTCTTCGCCTACGCCATGGCGGAGGCCGCCGCCGCCAACCAACTCGTGCGCACCCGCACGCTGGTACTCGGGCTCCCCGTAGTCACGGTGCTGGCAATCGCCGGCCTCTACGAAATCCTCGAATGGATCTGGGCCATCAACGCTGACCCCACCGCAGGAGCCGCCGTACTCGGGTCCCAAGGCGACATCTGGGACGCCCAGAAAGACATGCTCGCCGACACACTCGGCGCCGTCTTTGCTGTCACCCTCTTCGCCGCACTTCCACGCAACAAGCCATTGCTAGACAAAGCAAAACAGCCGCTAGATCAACCGCAATAG
- a CDS encoding choice-of-anchor I family protein encodes MKSYLPFVVAAVSPLVTLGYAESLKSEQVIALGMNEGEVVSYSPGMQRLAVTSEVAGGVRSYRFASGQFVAGAAVDLVGYFGSQPAGGFTFGGVTSVALHPKDVDLGVASVKNATKNSDGIPGAGRVVFFRVSSGEVLGSAAVGVHPDMVTFCPKGDRVLVANEGEFVVDSPADADGSISVIDVRGVIGGGEAVARTVAFDGVNGLERLRYNAKIESGRESAHIEPEYVTVSASHDLAFVSLQENNAIGVFDLKAGAWQGVHSLGLLEQTIDASDKDKKVAIDKVVAGLPMPDAIASYEADGVVYLVSANEGDFRPDDGDRARVMDFTGEDQGGDAIEVDMGKKALGRLRVSVPDSDPDGDNALEKLVMPGTRSLSVWRFDPAAETLELAGDTGSLEAYLAEVDPTRHNANDGGDPEAFDKRSDDKGPEPEGVAVVKTASGRVLAVVGMERQNGLVVVDLTAPESPKPVGYLNDFDRGLRRPESVIAVDGSDSPTGEPMVIVGYEGDADEQINGGVGVYSLK; translated from the coding sequence ATGAAGTCTTATCTTCCATTTGTTGTGGCGGCTGTGTCGCCGTTGGTTACGCTTGGCTATGCCGAGAGCCTGAAGTCCGAGCAGGTGATTGCTCTGGGAATGAACGAGGGGGAGGTGGTTTCCTATTCGCCAGGAATGCAGCGTCTGGCTGTGACCTCCGAGGTGGCTGGTGGCGTGCGGAGCTATCGTTTCGCTTCCGGGCAATTTGTAGCCGGGGCTGCAGTCGACCTTGTAGGCTACTTCGGGAGCCAGCCAGCGGGGGGCTTCACCTTTGGGGGTGTGACTTCGGTGGCGTTGCATCCGAAGGATGTCGATTTGGGTGTGGCGAGCGTGAAGAACGCGACCAAGAACAGTGATGGGATCCCCGGAGCGGGGCGAGTGGTTTTCTTCCGCGTCTCGTCAGGCGAAGTGCTTGGTTCCGCGGCCGTGGGCGTGCATCCGGATATGGTGACTTTCTGCCCGAAAGGAGACCGTGTGTTGGTCGCTAACGAGGGGGAGTTCGTGGTGGACTCCCCGGCGGATGCGGATGGTTCGATCAGTGTGATCGACGTGCGCGGGGTGATTGGCGGCGGTGAGGCTGTGGCGCGGACGGTAGCGTTCGACGGAGTGAATGGACTCGAGCGGTTGCGTTACAATGCGAAAATCGAGAGCGGACGCGAGAGCGCCCACATCGAACCGGAATACGTGACGGTATCTGCTAGCCATGATTTGGCATTTGTCAGCTTGCAGGAAAACAACGCGATCGGTGTCTTTGATCTGAAGGCCGGGGCATGGCAGGGCGTGCATTCGCTGGGTTTGCTGGAGCAAACCATCGATGCTTCCGACAAAGACAAAAAGGTGGCGATTGATAAGGTGGTTGCGGGGTTGCCGATGCCGGATGCGATCGCTTCGTACGAGGCGGACGGAGTAGTTTATCTGGTGTCGGCTAACGAAGGGGACTTCCGGCCGGATGATGGGGATCGTGCGCGCGTGATGGATTTCACGGGCGAGGACCAGGGGGGCGACGCGATTGAGGTCGACATGGGGAAGAAGGCATTGGGTAGGTTGCGGGTGTCCGTGCCGGACTCCGATCCCGATGGTGACAACGCGTTGGAGAAGTTGGTGATGCCGGGGACGCGGTCACTTTCCGTGTGGCGCTTTGACCCGGCGGCGGAGACGCTGGAGTTGGCCGGCGATACCGGGTCGTTGGAAGCGTATTTGGCCGAAGTGGACCCGACGCGTCACAATGCCAACGACGGTGGAGATCCTGAGGCGTTCGACAAGCGTTCCGATGACAAGGGGCCGGAGCCGGAAGGTGTTGCTGTGGTGAAGACGGCAAGTGGCCGCGTGTTAGCCGTGGTTGGAATGGAACGCCAGAATGGCCTGGTGGTGGTGGATTTGACCGCGCCCGAGTCACCGAAGCCGGTCGGGTACCTCAACGACTTCGATCGAGGGTTGCGCCGTCCGGAGAGCGTGATCGCGGTGGATGGGTCGGACAGCCCGACAGGTGAGCCGATGGTGATTGTCGGTTACGAAGGGGATGCGGACGAGCAGATCAATGGTGGCGTGGGCGTGTATTCGCTGAAATAA
- a CDS encoding EVE domain-containing protein — translation MKYWLMKSEPDVFSFDDLKACKNQTEPWDGIRNYQARNFMRDEMKVGDLVLFYHSNTKPPGVAGIARIVKEAYPDHTSWDPKSKYFDEKSSADNPRWLMVDVQWVAEFPNYVSLDDLKADSEEGGPLDGLLVTRRGSRLSITPVEEKHFLRICELGGIDAASL, via the coding sequence ATGAAATATTGGCTGATGAAATCCGAGCCGGACGTCTTTTCGTTCGATGACCTGAAGGCGTGCAAGAACCAAACCGAGCCATGGGACGGCATCCGCAACTACCAGGCGCGTAACTTCATGCGCGATGAAATGAAGGTCGGTGACCTGGTCTTGTTCTACCATTCCAACACAAAGCCGCCGGGCGTGGCTGGCATCGCTCGAATCGTAAAGGAAGCCTACCCAGACCACACCTCGTGGGATCCGAAGTCGAAGTACTTCGATGAAAAGTCCTCAGCCGACAACCCACGCTGGCTGATGGTCGACGTGCAATGGGTCGCCGAATTCCCCAACTACGTCAGCCTCGACGACCTCAAGGCCGACTCGGAGGAAGGCGGACCGCTCGACGGATTGCTCGTCACCCGACGCGGCAGCCGCCTCTCGATCACACCAGTCGAGGAAAAGCACTTCCTGCGCATCTGCGAACTCGGCGGCATCGACGCCGCCTCGCTCTAG